GTTACCCCCTATCAAATGTTGGAGGTTAATGGACATGGATGTTATAAATAAGTTGGTTATCTATGAAAAAAATTCGTATATTTTCACATAGTTTTGTACATAATTGTCTATTTTATATATTCTTCTAGAATCTCCGAATACGGCTCGTTGAAATAGTTTTTTATGTTCGGTTCTATCGCACATATGATTCCAATAATTAGTACAACAACAAAGAACAATCCCAGTACAATTTTCATTTTAGCTACACATTTCTCCTTCTTCAGTACATGACTAGTATTGAGAATGTCTGTAGTTTCGTGAACACCTTTCTGTTTCGGGTTCGAATTATCCTTATCACTACCTGTTTCATTGTTTTTAactttagattttttatttttccgttttttgtcGACATGGGCTTTATCATTGTGCGCTATCTCCTGTATTTTCTCTTGCAGTTGATTCATTTCCAATATTTTCAGTTCCCGTTCTTTGCGTCTTTCTTCAAGAACctggaaaatacatttttgatcgACATTATATACCAAATATATGAAAATCAAACCTGTTTTTCAATATCGGCCATAAACGAGACAGCTTTTCGCGCTGCTTCTATGCAATCCTTTTGATCTGAACATGTTCCAATAATTTTAGAGAATCCTGGATTCAGTGGATTGTTTTTGAGATCAAGGTACCTCAGCTTTTTTAACCGACCAAAACTTAGCGGAAGACGTTCGATCTGATTATTATACAAATCCAGATGACGAAGATTTGCGAGATTTCCGAATTCATCTGTTATCAATTTTATCTTATTTTTGCTCAAATCAAGTTTTGTTAATTGAACCAGTTGTGTAAAATCCACCTTGAAATATAAATCCAACATTAACAATAATGTTTCCGTTACCTCCGTTTCTAGCATAATTTTACTTACATTTATAGATGTAATAATATTGTTTGACAGATCCAGTATTGTGGCGCGTTTTAAGGTTTTCTAAAATTAGGTATTGCATGTAGAAAAAACACAATCACTTCAAATGCTTCAAATAGACTTACAATATCGGCTACAgggatgatcgatatattcaTCAGGCTTAAATCCAACACATTATCAGTTAATCTCTCTCGTACATTAATTTTATCTTGTTCAACTTTATTTTTGGATCGTTTAGACATTTTATTTGGTTCTCTACGAGTTCTGCAATCTCAAAAACGCATCGAAGCAGAAGTTTGCTGTTGACTGTAACGTGCAAGTGCCATCAGGTTGAGCGGTGTCGTTATTGAGATAATGCAATAGTGTGTGTGTGGCTACCAGTGATCCGTTCGTCATTCAAGTGTTATATATTTCTCTTCCCATTTTGAACACTTCTAGATGTTGCTCCATAATGTTCGAACTCGTAGTTTTACAGTTTTATAGTTTAGTCGAAAGGTTTTTAAGTATTTCCGTTTttataaattcataattttcattgatGCTTGCAAAGTATGTGGGTATTTTTCCTCTTCCTTTAACAAATATTCTACCCCTATATTCGCACTGATAGCCATAACTTTGTAAAACCTGTGCACTTTCTTCGGTTATCTGAATTCTACCTGGCACTCCCGTTGAATCCATTCGGGATGCCATATTAACAGCATTGCCCCAAATATCATACAATGGTTTACTCGAACCCACTACACCGGCCATAACTTTTCCGTTTGAAATTCCTACTCGAAGCAATCCAGGATTAGTTTGTTTGAAATTTTCGTTGCTGAAATCCCTCAGGACCTTCATTAGTTCCAGAGCGAATTCGGCCATCACTATCGTTACGTTATTACTTTGTCTTGTATTTGAATTGTTGTGATTTGATTGTAGATTCATTGCATCAGACGTGGTGGGATTTAAACTTCTTCTGCCATTGGTCATTAGGGATGTACGTGTGATTCCTGACATTGATCGATATGTTCCTAGCGAAGATGACGAATCGCAGCGTGCTGGGTCCAGGCCACAAGCTGCCATATAGGTCCATCCAGCCACttttattttttctactttGAAATATCCATcgaaatattgcaatttttcatcaaaatcacaaataatttcattcaatattttcaaaacacttttttcattttcaacggGAATGTCTGTGTTGATTTCCATATTTTTAATTGTTGCAAACATTACTGCAACGTTCTCGTATTCTTCGTTATAAAATTCGTTCTTCAACTGTCGATTAATATATATTTCAGCTAGAATTATATGGATACATTCGTTTAG
The Toxorhynchites rutilus septentrionalis strain SRP chromosome 2, ASM2978413v1, whole genome shotgun sequence genome window above contains:
- the LOC129769942 gene encoding leucine-rich repeat-containing protein 59, which codes for MSKRSKNKVEQDKINVRERLTDNVLDLSLMNISIIPVADIKTLKRATILDLSNNIITSINVDFTQLVQLTKLDLSKNKIKLITDEFGNLANLRHLDLYNNQIERLPLSFGRLKKLRYLDLKNNPLNPGFSKIIGTCSDQKDCIEAARKAVSFMADIEKQVLEERRKERELKILEMNQLQEKIQEIAHNDKAHVDKKRKNKKSKVKNNETGSDKDNSNPKQKGVHETTDILNTSHVLKKEKCVAKMKIVLGLFFVVVLIIGIICAIEPNIKNYFNEPYSEILEEYIK